A genomic stretch from Helianthus annuus cultivar XRQ/B chromosome 1, HanXRQr2.0-SUNRISE, whole genome shotgun sequence includes:
- the LOC110943788 gene encoding uncharacterized protein At5g02240: MANLTRVLLPQFPQCTTSICTISLNLNPNTTRRRFSVLAMAESNRTTVLVTGAGGRTGQLVYKKLKERSGEYIARGFVRSEESKQKIGGADDVLIGDITNAATLEPAIQGTDAIVILTSAVPKMKPGFDPTKGGRPEFYFEEGAYPEQVDWEGQKNQIDAAKAAGVKHIVLVGSMGGTNLNHPLNSLGNGNILVWKRKAEQYLADSGIPYTIIRAGGLQDKEGGIRELLVGKDDELLQTETRTIARADVAEVCIQALQFEEAKFKAFDLASKPEGSGTPTKDFKSLFAQITSRF; encoded by the exons ATGGCTAATCTGACACGTGTCCTTCTACCACAATTTCCTCAATGCACCACGTCTATCTGCACCATTTCTCTCAACCTAAACCCTAACACTACCAGAAGGCGATTTTCAGTTCTCGCAATGGCGGAATCCAACCGTACCACCGTTCTCGTCACCGGAGCCGGCGGCCGTACTG GTCAATTAGTTTATAAGAAGCTGAAGGAGAGGTCAGGGGAGTATATTGCACGAGGTTTCGTTAGAAGTGAGGAGAGTAAGCAAAAAATTGGCGGAGCCGACGATGTTTTGATCGGCGATATAACGAATGCCGCAACTCTGGAACCGGCTATACAAGGCACAGATGCTATTGTGATTCTTACCAGTGCAGTTCCTAAAATGAAACCTGGTTTTGATCCGACTAAAGGTGGAAGACCTGAATTCTATTTCGAAGAGGGAGCATACCCTGAGCAA GTTGACTGGGAAGGGCAAAAGAATCAAATAGATGCTG CTAAAGCTGCAGGAGTGAAACACATTGTGCTGGTTGGCTCGATGGGTGGAACAAATCTCAACCATCCTTTAAACAGCCTTGGAAACGGGAATATACTG GTCTGGAAGCGAAAGGCTGAACAGTATCTAGCAGATTCTGGGATTCCATACACAATTATAAG GGCTGGGGGTTTGCAAGACAAGGAAGGTGGCATTCGGGAGCTACTTGTCGGAAAAGATGATGAGCTTCTTCAGACCGAAACTAGAACCATTGCCCGAGCAGATGTCGCTGAAGTCTGTATACAG GCGTTGCAATTTGAGGAGGCGAAGTTTAAGGCATTTGATCTTGCCTCCAAACCCGAGGGAAGTGGAACGCCGACAAAAGACTTCAAGAGCTTATTTGCCCAGATCACCTCTCGGTTTTAA
- the LOC110935161 gene encoding uclacyanin 1, with translation MRTMIKMMMVVAVVTTVITAAMGGEVYTVGDKAGWTSVGHVDYKTWASSKLFQVGDTIVFRYNEIFHDVARVSYTDFITCNGSKPYTTFTSGNDSFPIKYPGHYFFICTQSNHCQIGQKVDIRVPVSGAHDAPQPIAAGVPAPLQPLPFPYPQPYVPVPAPAPAPVTPSLAPVAHSPAPVPHSHAPVPQSPVPVPSVDDESLAPTKAVPAPEIAPAQEKNMGGQLGFGFEIWSMMVVVFYLFGFGF, from the exons ATGAGAACaatgatcaagatgatgatggtggtggcggtggttacGACGGTGATCACGGCGGCGATGGGCGGAGAGGTTTATACGGTTGGTGATAAGGCTGGTTGGACGAGCGTTGGTCATGTGGATTATAAAACTTGGGCTTCTTCAAAGTTATTTCAAGTTGGTGACACCATTG tttttCGTTACAATGAAATATTCCATGACGTAGCAAGAGTTTCATACACCGATTTCATAACATGCAACGGTAGCAAGCCTTACACCACCTTCACCTCCGGCAACGACTCATTTCCGATCAAATATCCCGGCCACTACTTCTTCATCTGCACCCAATCCAACCACTGCCAAATCGGCCAAAAAGTCGACATTCGGGTACCCGTTTCAGGCGCGCACGACGCTCCTCAGCCCATCGCCGCAGGCGTCCCCGCCCCATTGCAACCGCTTCCGTTCCCCTACCCGCAACCTTATGTTCCGGTACCAGCACCAGCACCGGCGCCAGTGACACCTTCTCTGGCGCCGGTGGCTCACTCCCCTGCGCCGGTGCCTCACTCCCATGCACCGGTGCCTCAGTCTCCGGTGCCGGTGCCTTCTGTGGATGATGAGTCTTTGGCACCGACGAAGGCGGTTCCGGCACCGGAAATTGCACCGGCGCAAGAGAAGAATATGGGTGGTCAACTAGGGTTTGGGTTTGAGATTTGGTCAATGATGGTGGttgttttttatttgtttggGTTTGGTTTTTAG